Proteins encoded in a region of the Streptomyces akebiae genome:
- a CDS encoding restriction endonuclease subunit S, with translation MTLTDYAVGDVITLVRRPVLPEEGKEYREIGIRSFGNGIFHKDPVAGREIIAKKVFSIEPGDLVFSNIFAWEGAVALAADSEKGMIGSHRFMTYCVNQEIADVRYLLPYFYGGPGLDVIRQASPGSAGRNRTLGIKTFGVKRVVLPNLAEQRRVADKLDAAMDRMAFALSLRAKAKKTSLALYDSLLGQVKHWRDLGDGLNLSIEEVAVSGDDNYPMAGVYGFGRGLIDRGTISGSDTKYSKFHRLQKGKLVMSRLKAFEGALTMVPGEFEGRHVSPEFPTFAVDPDVLDPAYLGHLCKWPRFWALLSKESKGVGARRERVAASRLLATSVPFPDLHSQREIAAQLSKAEAADQLGRQQDAVLTSLRPALLDAAFGGRL, from the coding sequence ATGACTCTCACCGATTACGCTGTGGGCGATGTGATCACCCTGGTGCGCCGGCCGGTCCTTCCCGAGGAGGGCAAGGAGTACCGCGAGATTGGTATCCGTTCCTTCGGCAACGGGATCTTTCATAAAGATCCCGTTGCGGGCCGGGAGATCATTGCCAAAAAGGTGTTCAGTATTGAACCGGGCGACCTTGTTTTCAGCAACATCTTCGCGTGGGAGGGCGCAGTTGCGCTTGCTGCCGACAGTGAAAAGGGTATGATCGGTTCACACCGGTTCATGACGTATTGCGTTAACCAGGAGATTGCGGATGTGCGGTATTTGCTTCCGTACTTTTATGGAGGGCCGGGGCTGGATGTGATCCGCCAGGCGTCTCCAGGATCGGCCGGGCGTAACCGGACTCTCGGTATCAAGACGTTTGGTGTAAAGCGCGTGGTTCTCCCTAATCTGGCTGAGCAGCGTCGCGTCGCTGACAAGCTCGACGCAGCGATGGACCGCATGGCCTTTGCGTTGTCTCTGCGTGCCAAGGCCAAAAAGACGTCGTTGGCTCTCTACGATTCCTTGCTCGGCCAAGTGAAGCATTGGAGAGATCTCGGCGATGGGTTGAATCTCAGTATTGAGGAAGTAGCTGTCTCGGGAGACGATAACTATCCGATGGCAGGTGTCTACGGGTTCGGTCGAGGTCTCATCGACCGCGGAACGATTTCTGGTTCCGATACCAAATATTCGAAGTTTCACCGGCTTCAGAAAGGCAAATTGGTCATGAGTCGCCTCAAGGCTTTTGAAGGGGCATTGACTATGGTTCCGGGGGAGTTCGAAGGGCGTCACGTCTCCCCGGAGTTCCCTACTTTTGCTGTTGATCCGGATGTTCTGGATCCTGCCTATCTGGGACACTTGTGTAAGTGGCCGCGCTTCTGGGCACTCCTCAGCAAGGAGTCCAAGGGCGTCGGCGCAAGGCGAGAACGAGTAGCAGCGTCGCGCTTGCTCGCGACGAGCGTCCCATTCCCTGACTTGCACTCGCAGCGCGAGATCGCAGCTCAACTCAGCAAGGCTGAAGCCGCAGATCAGCTTGGCCGTCAACAGGATGCAGTTTTGACCTCACTGCGCCCCGCACTACTCGACGCCGCTTTCGGAGGACGCTTGTAG
- a CDS encoding JAB domain-containing protein: MRDVPARDRPRERLLARGAEALSDRELLALLLGAGLPGQDAVELAGQLIHRHGGLYALSRLPAHELAAGLAGIGPAKAARVAAAFQLGRRVAPPPSSARQRVRGSADLATIAAPHLHGLRHERVVVVVCDGSGSVIRTTVLTEGATDRSLLPVRDVLALVLAAGGTSFGVAHNHPTGCTDPSEADRRATTRLAAGAAAVGLRFLDHVVVTDGGWRRVSRE, encoded by the coding sequence ATGCGGGACGTACCGGCCCGGGACCGACCACGCGAACGGCTGTTGGCGCGCGGCGCGGAGGCGTTGTCCGATCGTGAGCTTCTGGCGCTGCTGCTGGGCGCGGGGCTCCCCGGCCAGGATGCGGTGGAGCTGGCCGGGCAGCTGATCCACCGGCACGGCGGCTTGTACGCACTGTCCCGGCTCCCCGCGCATGAGCTGGCGGCGGGCCTGGCCGGGATCGGTCCGGCTAAGGCGGCACGGGTCGCGGCGGCGTTCCAGCTGGGCCGCCGAGTGGCGCCGCCACCGTCCTCAGCCCGCCAACGGGTACGCGGATCGGCCGACTTGGCGACGATCGCGGCTCCCCACCTCCACGGCCTGCGACACGAACGCGTCGTCGTGGTCGTCTGCGACGGGTCGGGCTCGGTCATCCGCACGACCGTCCTCACGGAAGGCGCGACGGACCGCAGCCTGCTCCCGGTCCGCGACGTCCTGGCCCTGGTCCTCGCGGCGGGCGGCACGTCGTTCGGCGTCGCCCACAACCACCCCACGGGTTGCACCGACCCAAGCGAGGCCGACCGCCGCGCCACGACCCGCCTGGCGGCGGGGGCGGCGGCGGTCGGTCTGCGGTTCCTGGACCATGTGGTGGTTACGGATGGGGGGTGGCGGCGGGTTTCGCGCGAGTGA
- a CDS encoding DUF262 domain-containing protein — MGTSSAKMRAPEPTIAPITSLASRVLSGDIVLPKFQRAFVWTPQQILYLLDSVRRNYPIGSLLMWRTTAKLASGHEIAGLDTVPQHEGAPVHYVLDGQQRLASLVGALHGSGAIWEIAYDLEREEFLHLTEETPTGPHIIPVRDLTSVGAILSWIQRDKPSAELQRRAQALSEQFAHYQVPLVTLLDVSEEDSARIFERINSTGTSMDIVDLIRAGTWSKDFDLKDEIEQLLQVLDAKKYGRVDAKTMLRTISAAAGFGFSTKSIHELRGLDRQQLQAAVSDAGKAAARAVDFLSTQIHTPQAEALPYYNQFAVLVELFRQLPKPTAAQYEAVTRWFWLTASGEYFKGWRESQMGPDLTAVTEFAAGRSTEVETAAALPRSVLWQRAQFSRQNAPSKLLVLLMSYEKPVDLNTGLVIDVADALSWQNGKQFHHFFPRAYLRKEGVKAGKDNVCGNLIMLSAITNNWISDRRPSAYLRDLANWHGEDKLRERLRTCLIEEDAYQAALRDDYDAFLRARSETLHRRLMELIGSAAGSSADAEPFAPSPDPEPDPPVATDSEPLDRDSVD; from the coding sequence ATGGGGACGTCATCGGCGAAGATGCGCGCGCCCGAGCCGACGATCGCACCGATCACCTCACTCGCTTCGCGGGTCCTGAGCGGCGACATCGTTTTACCCAAGTTCCAGCGGGCGTTCGTCTGGACCCCGCAACAGATCCTGTATCTGCTCGACTCAGTGCGCCGCAACTACCCCATCGGCAGCCTGCTCATGTGGCGCACAACGGCCAAGTTGGCCAGCGGACACGAGATCGCGGGCCTGGACACCGTGCCGCAGCACGAGGGCGCCCCGGTGCACTACGTCCTCGACGGTCAGCAGCGACTGGCAAGCCTGGTCGGCGCGCTGCACGGCTCCGGGGCGATCTGGGAGATCGCGTACGACTTGGAGCGCGAGGAGTTCCTGCACCTCACGGAGGAGACCCCGACAGGGCCGCACATCATCCCGGTCCGGGATCTCACCTCGGTCGGCGCGATCCTGTCGTGGATCCAGCGGGACAAGCCGAGCGCCGAGCTTCAGCGTCGCGCACAAGCGCTGAGCGAACAGTTCGCGCACTATCAGGTGCCGTTGGTGACACTGCTCGACGTCTCCGAAGAGGACTCGGCCCGGATTTTCGAGCGGATCAACAGTACGGGCACGTCCATGGACATCGTCGATCTGATCCGGGCCGGCACCTGGTCGAAGGACTTCGACCTCAAGGACGAGATCGAGCAGCTTCTCCAGGTCCTCGACGCCAAGAAGTACGGCCGGGTCGACGCCAAGACCATGTTGCGGACGATCTCGGCGGCAGCGGGCTTCGGCTTTTCCACCAAATCCATCCACGAACTGCGCGGGCTGGACCGTCAGCAGCTCCAGGCAGCCGTCAGCGACGCGGGCAAGGCGGCTGCGCGGGCAGTCGACTTCCTCTCCACCCAGATCCACACCCCACAGGCCGAAGCGCTGCCGTACTACAACCAGTTCGCCGTCCTGGTCGAGCTGTTCAGGCAACTGCCCAAGCCGACGGCGGCCCAGTACGAGGCCGTGACGCGCTGGTTCTGGCTGACGGCGAGCGGCGAGTACTTCAAGGGCTGGCGTGAGTCCCAGATGGGGCCTGACCTGACGGCCGTGACGGAGTTCGCGGCGGGCCGCTCGACGGAGGTCGAGACAGCGGCCGCACTGCCTCGAAGCGTCCTGTGGCAGCGCGCGCAGTTCTCCCGGCAGAACGCGCCCAGCAAGCTTCTGGTGCTCCTGATGTCGTACGAGAAGCCCGTCGATCTGAACACGGGTCTCGTCATCGATGTGGCCGACGCGCTCTCCTGGCAGAACGGGAAGCAGTTCCACCACTTCTTCCCGCGTGCGTACCTGAGGAAGGAGGGGGTGAAGGCGGGGAAGGACAACGTCTGCGGCAACCTGATCATGCTCAGCGCGATCACCAACAACTGGATCTCCGACCGCCGTCCCTCCGCCTACTTGAGGGACCTGGCCAACTGGCACGGCGAGGACAAGCTGCGGGAACGGCTGCGCACCTGCCTGATCGAAGAGGACGCGTACCAGGCCGCGTTGCGCGACGACTACGACGCGTTTCTGCGGGCCCGCTCGGAGACACTGCACCGGCGGCTCATGGAGCTCATCGGCTCGGCGGCGGGAAGCAGCGCAGACGCAGAGCCGTTCGCCCCCTCGCCCGACCCGGAGCCCGACCCCCCGGTAGCCACTGACTCAGAACCTCTCGACCGCGACTCGGTGGACTGA
- a CDS encoding DUF397 domain-containing protein has product MENSPHLENARWRKSSYSGSTGGDCVEVADGFPGTVPVRDSKNVSGAVLIVGLDAWRAFVDGLR; this is encoded by the coding sequence ATGGAGAACAGCCCGCACCTGGAGAACGCGCGGTGGCGTAAGTCCAGCTACAGCGGAAGCACCGGCGGCGACTGTGTCGAGGTGGCCGACGGCTTCCCCGGTACCGTCCCCGTGCGCGACAGCAAGAACGTCAGCGGCGCTGTCCTGATCGTCGGCCTTGACGCCTGGCGGGCGTTCGTGGACGGGCTCCGGTAG